From Haliotis asinina isolate JCU_RB_2024 chromosome 8, JCU_Hal_asi_v2, whole genome shotgun sequence, a single genomic window includes:
- the LOC137294865 gene encoding glycoprotein 3-alpha-L-fucosyltransferase A-like, producing MKRRRTPILDPLTNMAKAFLLKLSRSRRVRLCICVTILSVTGILVSISSKPKDPCTDSDCPIREFGDRGKTILWYFVPRYVLDSPERLPLRRCPELGCYITTNRRYLPNAHAVLMSAQQVIGNEQPARYRDQVWVYHNNEPMYLFYDKLLDEFRRSQWRSAFNWTMDFRYDSDLHRPYAKLRTRKTTVNRDYSSIVKQKTKLVAWAVSNCIDISGRLAYARELQKYIPVDIYGRCGSGAFSRSTAEEWNDYLNSTYKFYLSFESSFCTDYISEKFFNNFNLDLVTVARGGGNYTRDAPPGTYINTADFKSPKELANQLMALHNNDDKYIEILKRKEKYQYVTEAYYFTTKSDILHPFSERYVEHYYEEEPMCQLCSRLHNLSGYSKTIPDILPWVSLGKCSSAGELYSTYLLHVFSFVLTLTSSFA from the coding sequence ATCGCGTCGAGTTCGACTATGCATCTGCGTCACCATCCTCTCTGTCACCGGTATCCTAGTGTCCATTAGTTCTAAACCCAAGGACCCTTGCACAGACAGTGATTGTCCAATCAGGGAATTCGGGGACAGGGGCAAAACCATACTATGGTATTTTGTACCGAGATATGTGCTTGACAGTCCCGAACGACTTCCACTGAGGAGGTGTCCTGAGCTAGGGTGTTATATTACCACGAACAGGCGATATCTCCCTAACGCCCATGCGGTGCTTATGTCTGCCCAACAAGTAATAGGAAACGAACAGCCGGCTCGATACCGCGACCAGGTGTGGGTTTACCATAATAATGAACCGATGTATCTGTTTTATGACAAACTCTTAGACGAGTTTCGGCGTTCACAGTGGAGGTCAGCATTCAACTGGACAATGGATTTCAGGTATGATTCGGACCTGCACAGACCTTACGCAAAGTTGAGAACCCGCAAAACTACGGTAAATCGTGATTATTCCTCAATtgtgaaacagaaaacaaagcTCGTTGCATGGGCGGTCAGCAACTGCATTGACATATCTGGACGCCTTGCGTACGCGCGTGAACTTCAGAAATACATTCCAGTGGATATCTACGGTCGTTGTGGAAGTGGAGCTTTTTCAAGGTCGACAGCGGAGGAGTGGAACGACTACCTGAACAGCACGTATAAGTTCTATCTTTCTTTTGAGAGTTCCTTCTGTACTGATTACATCAGCGAGAAATTCTTCAACAACTTTAACCTTGACCTTGTGACGGTTGCCCGAGGGGGAGGTAACTACACCCGTGACGCTCCTCCAGGAACATACATCAACACAGCTGATTTTAAGTCTCCCAAAGAGTTAGCAAACCAGCTCATGGCCCTTCACAACAACGACGACAAGTACATTGAAATTCTGAAGAGGAAAGAAAAATACCAATATGTAACGGAAGCGTACTATTTCACCACCAAATCTGACATCTTACATCCGTTTTCTGAACGTTATGTAGAACACTACTACGAAGAAGAACCCATGTGCCAGTTGTGTTCAAGACTTCATAATCTGTCCGGTTATTCCAAAACCATTCCAGACATTTTGCCTTGGGTCAGTTTGGGCAAATGCTCTTCCGCAGGAGAACTGTATTCAACATATcttttacatgtatttagttttgttttaacGTTGACAAGTAGCTTTGCCTGA